A window of the Brumimicrobium sp. genome harbors these coding sequences:
- a CDS encoding pyridoxal phosphate-dependent aminotransferase, with the protein MIKFSDRLNNMEESATLAMSRLSRELKQQGKDVISLSLGEPDFATPSFIEDAAIEGMKEGYTKYPPVPGYDDLRQAICDKFQRDNNLHYEINQVVVSTGAKQSIANVVLSIINPGDEVLVPAPYWVSYIEIVKLAGGIPISIPSSIENDYKVTGKQVEEKISNKTKLFIFSTPCNPTGSLYSKEELKELANVFAKYKDIVIISDEIYEHINFSGKHESIAQFPEVYNQTVVVNGLSKAWAMTGWRLGYIGAPKEIAAACTKMQGQFTSGANSIAQRAAIAALRKETSYLKEMISAFKNRRDIVYKGLLEIKGLHVNLPKAAFYFFPDISDLFGKTTPKGQVIQTSNDLSTYILDEVLVALVPGEAFGNPNSIRISYATDEATLTEALRRIKIAIEKLK; encoded by the coding sequence ATGATAAAGTTTTCAGATCGTTTAAACAATATGGAAGAATCGGCTACCTTGGCTATGTCAAGATTGAGTCGTGAATTAAAGCAACAGGGTAAAGATGTGATTTCCTTAAGTTTAGGTGAGCCTGATTTTGCAACGCCTAGCTTTATTGAAGATGCTGCTATTGAAGGAATGAAGGAAGGATACACAAAATACCCACCTGTACCAGGATATGATGACTTAAGACAAGCTATCTGTGACAAATTCCAGAGAGATAATAATTTGCATTATGAAATAAATCAAGTTGTGGTTTCTACAGGAGCAAAACAATCTATTGCAAATGTGGTATTAAGTATCATAAATCCAGGAGATGAAGTACTTGTACCAGCTCCTTATTGGGTTTCATATATTGAAATTGTAAAACTAGCTGGAGGCATCCCTATTAGTATTCCATCATCTATTGAGAACGACTACAAGGTAACTGGCAAACAAGTAGAAGAAAAAATAAGTAATAAAACAAAATTATTTATCTTCTCAACTCCTTGTAATCCAACGGGATCTTTATACTCAAAAGAAGAACTAAAAGAATTAGCTAATGTCTTTGCAAAATATAAAGATATTGTCATTATTTCTGATGAAATATATGAGCACATTAATTTTTCAGGCAAACATGAAAGTATTGCTCAATTTCCAGAAGTATATAATCAAACTGTAGTAGTTAACGGATTATCCAAAGCATGGGCAATGACTGGTTGGAGATTAGGTTATATAGGTGCTCCCAAAGAAATCGCAGCTGCATGCACTAAAATGCAAGGTCAATTCACAAGCGGAGCTAATTCCATCGCACAACGTGCCGCTATTGCTGCTTTACGAAAAGAAACTTCCTATTTGAAAGAGATGATTTCTGCTTTTAAAAATCGTAGAGATATAGTATATAAAGGTTTGTTGGAAATTAAAGGTTTGCATGTCAATTTACCAAAAGCCGCTTTTTATTTCTTCCCTGACATATCTGATTTGTTTGGAAAAACAACTCCTAAGGGGCAAGTGATTCAAACATCTAATGATTTATCCACTTATATCTTGGATGAAGTATTAGTTGCCTTAGTTCCAGGAGAAGCATTTGGAAATCCAAATAGTATTCGAATTTCATACGCTACAGATGAAGCAACTTTAACAGAGGCTTTACGTAGAATAAAAATAGCCATTGAAAAATTAAAATAA